The following coding sequences are from one Spartinivicinus poritis window:
- a CDS encoding LysM peptidoglycan-binding domain-containing protein: MRKSLLGVVFSCLVSFSTVAAENPIRADHPNSYTVKKGDTLWDIANRFLTKPWMWPAIWHVNPIIKNPHLIYPGDQINLVYIDGKPYLTIGKRGAGGVIKLSPKIRKTPIKSAIPAIPLNAINSFMDRSRIIDDEEVIEKAPYVISSRQERIINGVNDLIYARGEFKDDASAYGIFRRAERFTDPKTNEFLGVMVMDIGVGEIKDVANDIATINITESNSEIRVGDRMLETEERRLQPVFHPSSPKKDVEGEILAVVGGVNQIGQFDNVVINRGTRDGLETGNIMTITTKLTIKDHVTKQYVEMPPDEVGLLMIYRPFEKVSYAVVLKATQPIKTGDGVINP; the protein is encoded by the coding sequence ATGAGGAAATCGCTTCTTGGGGTTGTTTTTTCCTGCCTGGTCAGCTTTTCAACCGTGGCTGCTGAAAATCCCATCCGAGCTGATCATCCTAACTCTTACACCGTAAAAAAAGGTGATACGTTGTGGGATATAGCTAACCGTTTTCTAACAAAGCCCTGGATGTGGCCTGCAATTTGGCACGTAAATCCAATTATTAAAAACCCCCACCTTATTTATCCAGGAGACCAGATAAACTTGGTTTATATTGATGGTAAACCTTATCTGACTATTGGTAAACGAGGGGCTGGGGGAGTGATTAAGCTGAGCCCGAAAATTCGTAAAACTCCAATTAAATCGGCGATCCCTGCTATTCCATTGAATGCTATTAATAGCTTCATGGACAGAAGCCGTATAATTGATGATGAAGAAGTTATTGAAAAAGCTCCGTATGTCATTTCTAGTCGACAAGAGAGGATTATTAACGGCGTCAATGACCTCATTTATGCTCGTGGCGAATTTAAAGACGATGCATCAGCTTATGGTATCTTCCGTCGTGCAGAGCGATTTACTGACCCAAAAACTAATGAGTTTTTAGGCGTGATGGTGATGGACATTGGTGTTGGAGAGATTAAAGACGTTGCTAATGATATTGCCACTATCAATATTACTGAGAGTAATAGTGAAATCAGAGTTGGCGACCGGATGCTGGAAACGGAAGAGCGTCGTCTGCAACCAGTTTTTCACCCCAGCTCACCTAAAAAAGATGTGGAGGGAGAAATTCTAGCTGTGGTTGGCGGGGTTAACCAAATTGGTCAGTTTGATAATGTGGTTATTAACCGGGGTACGCGTGATGGTTTAGAGACTGGTAATATCATGACTATTACCACAAAGTTAACCATTAAAGACCATGTGACTAAACAATATGTTGAAATGCCACCTGATGAAGTGGGCTTATTGATGATATATCGCCCGTTTGAGAAAGTAAGTTATGCAGTGGTATTAAAGGCGACACAACCTATTAAAACGGGAGATGGTGTCATTAACCCTTAA